CCGAGAAGCGGGGCCAGAACCTGATCCTGCAGCAGGGATACATCGAGACGCTCGGCGGGACCGGCCTGGGGATCGGCCTCCAGGTTCAACCGATGCCAGCGGCCGCCAAGGTGGACGCGGACATCACCCGGTCCGGAAGAGATTCCATCGGGGGCCTCGGCGATCCGGTGGGTCTCCTTCAGTGTGTTCAGAAGATCTTCCGGGGTCTGTCCGCGGAGATCGGTGACCAGCCGGTTGTAAGGGAGCACCTTGAGAGAGGAATCCGGAAAAAGGACTGTCAGGAACCAGTTGTAGTCCTCATCTCCGGTATGGCCGGAATTGGCGTCCCGGCGTTCGCGGGCCACCCGGGCAGCGCTGGCGGCACGGTGATGACCGTCGGCGACATAGACGGCGGGGATCGCCTGGAAAGCCTCGAGCAGGCCCGTTGGATCGGAGATGCGCCAGACGGTGTGCCGGATGCCATCGACCGCGGTGAAATCGTAAAGAGGGGACTCTTCGGCCTGCCGGGGGACCAACTGGTCGATGGACTTCACTTGCCGGTAGGTCAGAAAAACGGGGCCGGTATTGGCGGAAAGGTCGTTGGTCAGGCGGGTTCGGTCGTTTTCCTTGTCGGGACGGGTCTTCTCGTGGCGTTTGATCAGACCCTGGTCGTAGTCGTCGACATGGCAGAGGGCGACGACTCCGGTCTGTTGATGAGTCCCCATCTCCTGTCGGTAGAGGAAGAGGGAGGGCGTTTCTTCCCGGATAAAGGCCCCGTCGGCGATGAAACGGGCGAAATTGAGTCTGGCGCGGGCATAGACAGGGTCGGAGTAGGGATTGGTCCCTTCGGGGAGGTCGATCTCCGCCCGAACAATATGCAGCATGCTCAGTGGATTGCCCCGGGCGAGTTCGCGGGCCTCGGCGGTGGTGACGACATCGTAGGGAAGCGAGGCGATTTTCGGTGCGAGCTCGGGAGCCGGACGGAAGGGTTTGAACGCTCGGATACGCATGAAGGCGGAGGGGATCAAATGCCCCCCGGCATGGCAAGCCGCCAGATCAGGGGAAGATACCGCGGGTGTGCTTGGCATCGGCCACCCGGCCGATCCCGAGGGTGAGGGCGGCGAGACGGCGGGTTACCCCGCGCCGGACACGCTCCCGTTCGACGTTCGCCTTGGCCCGATCGAGAATCTCGAAGAGCTTCTTGAGGACCTCGTCGCGGGTCCAGTAGGTGCTCTGCAGATCCTGGACCCACTCAAAGTAGGAGACGACGACACCACCGCTGTTGCAGAGGACATCGGGGATGATTTCGATGTCCCCGCGTTCTTCAATGATGGCGTCGGCGGCATTGGTGGTCGGGCCGTTGGCGGCCTCGGCAATCAGGCGGCACTTGATGCGGGAGGCGTTCTTTTCGTCGATGACGCGCTCGAGCGCGGCCGGGATCAGGACGGTGCATTCAAGCTCGAGCAATGCCGCATTATCAATCGATTCCGCTTCGGTGAATCCCTTGAGTGACCGGTGCCTGGCCACGTGATCGAGGGCTTTCCGGATATCGATGCCCTTTGGGTTGAAAAACGAGGCGCTGTGGTCGCCGATGCCGATGACCCTGGCGCCGTATTCGACCATTCCGAGGGCGGCTTCCGAACCGACGTTGCCGAATCCCTGTATGACGACGGTGGTGTCTTTTAACGCGATCCCCATCTCGAGCAGGTAGGTCTTGGCAAAGTAGGCCACCCCGCGGCCGGTCGCTTCACGACGGCCTTCCGAGCCGCCGACGGAAATGGGTTTGCCGGTTACAATGGCCGGGACGGTATAGCCGATGTGGTTGGAGTAGGTGTCCATCATCCAGGCCATGACCTGCTCGTTCGTACCCATGTCCGGTGCCATCACGTCGGTATTGGTTCCCACAAAAGGGATCATCTCCTGCATGTAGCGGCGCGCGAGACGTTCCAACTCGTGACTGGAAAGATCGCCGGGGGCCACCCTGACGCCGCCCTTGGCACCGCCGTAGGGCAGGCCGACGAGGGCGCACTTCCAGCTCATCCACATGGCAAGGGCCGCGACCTCGCCGATATTGACCGATTGGTGGAAGCGGACTCCGCCTTTGGTCGGCCCGAGAGAGAGGTGATGCTGGACCCGGTAGCCTTCGTACATCATGACGGATCCATCATCGAGTCGGATCGGGAAAATCACCGTCAGGCAACGCTTGGGATACTTGGTCCTCTCCCGGGATTCCTCCGGGATGCTGATGAGATCGGCGGCGAGATCGAACTGGCGGCAGGCCATCCGGAATACATCGGAGTCGTAGAGGGTCGAGAGAGTCGTGTTATTTGGATGAGACATGGATGGGTTTGATCTGGATTTTTCCGAAGGGTGCCGGAAAGCCCCGTCCGAAGCAATGGTCTTCCGCATGATAGCGGTGCAAGCTTGCTCGCCGGGCATCCTGCGGTTGCACTGATCGCGTTCGATCAAACGTCCCATGACCGTGGTCCTGATTCAACTTGGTCTCTGGTTGTCCCGCAAATTGCTGGTCGGAATCCTGATTGTCGCGGTCGGGCTGGGAGCCTATGGGCTCTACCTCTATCTGTCGGAGAATGTCCGGGTCGAATTGGAGCGTCAGCACCTGGTCGACCGATTGGAGGCCGAGATGGAATCGGCGCAACTGGCAATTGGCGTTCTCGAAAATGAACTGGAGGGCGTGCAGCGGAAAATCGAAGCGGCCAGGACCTCGGCCACTGCGGCTGACCGGATTCTCAGTGGACTGGAATCCCTGCAATCCTATTGGGATTGGATCCTTTCCTCCCCGGCCGAGCGGGCGGAACTGAAGAAACGCAAGGAGCAGGCCCGCAAACGTCGGGATGACAATCTGAAACTGGTCGAAGTCCTCAATGGGCGGCTCGATTCCATCTCGATGGAACAAGCCGGGCTTCAGGCCCAGATGGAGGTGGTCACGGAGCGGATTGCCGCGCTCGAGGCCAGTCCGTCGAAAGTGGTCTACTACGCAAAGCGCGCCTGGGAGGCGGTGCGCGGCCCGCTGCTCCTCGCGCTCTTCTTCTTTTTCTTCGGGCCTACCCTCTGGAGTGTATTCTGCTATTTTGGACTGGGGAGTCTCCTGGGTCTTGCCCGGGCGATTGTCCTCGATGCCGAGGCGCGGGAGGCGATCGCGGCGACGGAAAGCAAGGTCTCATTGGCCCTGCCGCTCGGACCGGGGGAAGTGCTCTGGATGAAGGAGGAATTCCTGCAGGCATCGGACGAGGCGCTGAAAAAGAAAACCCGTTTCATATTCGATTGGCGGTTTCCGTTCACCTGCCTTGCCTGTGGACTCTATGAACTGATCGAGTTCCGCAACGGGACCGATCGGAGCCATTCCGTGACCGCGTCCACTCAGGATCAGCCGACGATTGAAGTCGCGGTGGTCGCGGTTCCCCGCCGATCCAGCGTGGTGTTGCGGCCGCAGTTCCTGGCCGGTGTGGTGGCCCGGGCGGACGATCGCCTGCAGATCCGTCGGCACTGGAGGATCTTCAGCCTCCAGGCGTGGATCACGCTGCAGTTTCGCTTCTTTGAGTTCGTTGGACCCTGCCGGTTGGTCGTCGCCGGAAGTCGCGGAGTCCGCACGGAGTTTCTCGACGGATCCGGAACGGAACATCCCCCGGGGCGGCGGACCAACCAGGACTCCACCATCGGCTTCACCCCGGGACTGCGCTACCGTTCGGTTCGGGCGGAGACGTTCTGGTCGTACTACCGGGGAAAGAATCCGTTGTTTGACGACCTCTTTCAGGGGACCGGAGCGTTTCTTTGTCAGGAAATCTCCGTCAGGGGACGGGCCGCGGGAGTCCGTGCTTTCTGGAGTCACCTTTGGAATGCATTGACGAAGGTGTTCGGGATCTGAAACCGCTGAACGACGATTTCCATTTGCCGTTGGCGGGTCGAGTCCGTCATTTCATGCGTCATGGATACAGGCGCGGTTTTTGACTGGGATGGCGTGATCGTCGATTCTTCCGTCCAACATGAAAAGAGTTGGGAGCGGCTGGCGGAGGAGGAGAACCGGCCACTTCCCGCCGGGCATTTCCAGAAGAGCTTCGGGATGAAGAATGAGCGGATCATTCCGGGAATCCTCGGCTGGACGGATGACCCCGCCGAGGTCCACCGGCTTTCCCTTCGCAAGGAGGAACTCTTCCGCGTCATTGTGGTGGAGTCGGGACTTGCTCCTCTTCCGGGGGTGAAAACCTTCCTTTCCCGTCTGGCCGATGCCGGGATCCCCTGCGTGGTCGGTTCGTCAACCCATCGCCTGAATATCGAGACGGCCCTGGAGATGATGGGACTGCGTCCCTACTTCCGTGACCTGGTGACAGCGGAGGATGTTTCCCACGGGAAGCCGGATCCGGAAGTCTTTCTGACCGCGGCGGGCCGAATCGATCGCAAGCCGGGGCGGTGCATCGTCTTTGAAGATGCCCACGTTGGGATTGCGGCGGGCCTGGCCGGCGGTTTTCGGGTCATCGGGGTGGCGGGAACCCATCCTCGCGAATCGTTGATCGGTGCCCACCGGGTCGTCGATCGACTGGATGAACTCATGGTCGAGGATCTGACTCGACTCATCGGGCCGGCCGGCGGTTAATGGAATCGCCACATCCGGGGTGTTTCTCGAACAGTCCTCTCCGGCCGGCAGAGAACGCCGACCGTTTCGCCCCCTGAACTCCCACCCTCAATGCCGCTGATCCCATGACGACCCCCCGGACCAACACCCTAACGCGCAATATCATCATCGGCATGGTCCTTGGTCTGGTGGTCGGAGGGAGCCTCAACGCCATCGGGACCGAGGGGATGGTCGGAGATTACCTGGTGGACGGACTCTTTCACGTGGTCGGCGCCATCTTCATCGCGTCGCTCAAGCTGCTGGTCGTTCCGCTCGTCTTTGTCTCCCTGATTTGCGGTACCGCCGCCCTCGACGATATCCGCAAGCTGGGGCGGGTCGGACTGAAGACGATGATCCTCTACCTCGCGACCACCGCGATCGCCATTTCACTGGCCCTGATGGCCGGGATCCTCGTCAAGCCCGGCAAAGGTTTTGCGCTGACCACGGATGCGACGTTTGCGGCCCAGGCTCCGCCGGCCCTCACCGAGGTCATCATCAATCTCTTCCCGACCAATCCCGTTCAGGCCATGGCCGAAGGGAATATGCTGCAGATCATCGTCTTCGCCATCCTCTTCGGACTCGCGATGGTCCTTGCCGGGGCTCCGGGTCAACGGATTCTGAGCCTGTTTCAGGACGCCAATGAGGTCATCATGAAACTGGTGCTCATCCTCATGCAGTTCGCGCCCTACGGCGTCTTTGCCCTGCTGGCCCGGACGTTCTCGGCTGAAGGGTTCTCCGCCATCCTGCCCCTCGCCAAGTACTTCTTTCTCGTCCTTCTTGTCCTGCTCATCCACGGGACCGGGACCTACATGATCCTTCTGCAGGTGTTGACCCGGTTGAATCCGATCCGCTTCTTCAAGAACATGCGGGCTGTCCATGTCTTTGCCTTCAGCACGGCGAGCAGCAACGCGACGCTTCCGGTCAGCATGGAGACGGTGGAGCACAAGATGGGCGTCAGCAATTCCATCGCTTCCTTCACCATCCCGCTGGGTGCGACCATCAACATGGACGGCACCGCCATCATGCAGGGAGTGGCCACGGTCTTTATTGCCCAGGCCTATTCCATGGGTCTGGGGCTGACCGATTACCTGACCGTGGTGGCGACGGCGACCCTCGCCTCGATCGGCACGGCCGGTGTTCCCGGAGTGGGTCTGATCATGCTGGCCATGGTTCTCAACCAGGTGGGCCTTCCGGTGGAGGGAATCGCCCTGATCATCGGGGTTGACCGGCTCCTCGACATGGTCCGCACTGCGGTCAATGTGACCGGCGATGCTGTCGTGACCTGCATCGTGGCCAAAAGTGAAGGTCAGATTGACGAGGTCGTCTTCAACCAGGAGAATGTCTGAAGGACGGGCTTGACCCGCGGAGATGGGAGCTTGAAGGAGGCGGATTTGAGTTCGGTGAAGCCAGCCAGTATCCATTTTTCCATAAGTCGTGGCAGGCAATGCGGCACGCTGCGATTTGCCCGGCCCCGTCTTCCGTCTTGCCTCTTCCATCTTCGTTTCGCTCGCCCGGGCGAGCGTGACTTTTCCCATGGATTTCAAACTCTGCGCGGACTATAAGCCGACCGGCGATCAGCCGGAGGCGATCCGCGCCCTGCGCGAGTCGCTGCTGGCCGGGAACCGTTACCAGACCCTCCTCGGGGTCACCGGGTCGGGCAAGACCTTCACCATGGCGAACCTGATCGCCGATCTGAATCGTCCGACCCTGATCATCTCCCACAACAAGACCCTGGCGGCCCAGCTCTATTCGGAGTTCAAGGCCTTCTTCCCGGAAAACGCGGTCGAGTACTTCGTCAGCTACTACGACTACTACCAGCCGGAGGCCTATATCCCCCAGACGGATACGTTCATCGAGAAGGACTCGTCGATCAACGAGGAGATCGACCGTCTGCGGATCGCGGCCAGCAGCGCGCTGATCAGTCGAAGGGATGTCATCGTGGTCGCCAGTGTATCCTGCATCTATGGACTGGGATCGCCGGAGGACTTTCTGGCCATGATGATTTCCCTGAAGGTGGGGGGTGAACTGGGACGCGATGTTTTCCTCAACCGCCTGGTTGAGAATCTCTATGAACGCAATGACGTGGCCCTGGCCCGGGGACGTTTCCGGGTGCGCGGCGACGTGGTCGATGTCATGCCGGCATACCTGGAGAACGGCC
This genomic window from Opitutaceae bacterium contains:
- a CDS encoding Glu/Leu/Phe/Val dehydrogenase — its product is MSHPNNTTLSTLYDSDVFRMACRQFDLAADLISIPEESRERTKYPKRCLTVIFPIRLDDGSVMMYEGYRVQHHLSLGPTKGGVRFHQSVNIGEVAALAMWMSWKCALVGLPYGGAKGGVRVAPGDLSSHELERLARRYMQEMIPFVGTNTDVMAPDMGTNEQVMAWMMDTYSNHIGYTVPAIVTGKPISVGGSEGRREATGRGVAYFAKTYLLEMGIALKDTTVVIQGFGNVGSEAALGMVEYGARVIGIGDHSASFFNPKGIDIRKALDHVARHRSLKGFTEAESIDNAALLELECTVLIPAALERVIDEKNASRIKCRLIAEAANGPTTNAADAIIEERGDIEIIPDVLCNSGGVVVSYFEWVQDLQSTYWTRDEVLKKLFEILDRAKANVERERVRRGVTRRLAALTLGIGRVADAKHTRGIFP
- a CDS encoding dicarboxylate/amino acid:cation symporter, whose product is MTTPRTNTLTRNIIIGMVLGLVVGGSLNAIGTEGMVGDYLVDGLFHVVGAIFIASLKLLVVPLVFVSLICGTAALDDIRKLGRVGLKTMILYLATTAIAISLALMAGILVKPGKGFALTTDATFAAQAPPALTEVIINLFPTNPVQAMAEGNMLQIIVFAILFGLAMVLAGAPGQRILSLFQDANEVIMKLVLILMQFAPYGVFALLARTFSAEGFSAILPLAKYFFLVLLVLLIHGTGTYMILLQVLTRLNPIRFFKNMRAVHVFAFSTASSNATLPVSMETVEHKMGVSNSIASFTIPLGATINMDGTAIMQGVATVFIAQAYSMGLGLTDYLTVVATATLASIGTAGVPGVGLIMLAMVLNQVGLPVEGIALIIGVDRLLDMVRTAVNVTGDAVVTCIVAKSEGQIDEVVFNQENV
- a CDS encoding DUF1015 family protein encodes the protein MRIRAFKPFRPAPELAPKIASLPYDVVTTAEARELARGNPLSMLHIVRAEIDLPEGTNPYSDPVYARARLNFARFIADGAFIREETPSLFLYRQEMGTHQQTGVVALCHVDDYDQGLIKRHEKTRPDKENDRTRLTNDLSANTGPVFLTYRQVKSIDQLVPRQAEESPLYDFTAVDGIRHTVWRISDPTGLLEAFQAIPAVYVADGHHRAASAARVARERRDANSGHTGDEDYNWFLTVLFPDSSLKVLPYNRLVTDLRGQTPEDLLNTLKETHRIAEAPDGISSGPGDVRVHLGGRWHRLNLEADPQAGPAERLDVSLLQDQVLAPLLGIQDPRTDTRIEFVGGIRGVDALTGAIESGHASIAFSLHPVTVTQLMDIADAGQIMPPKSTWFEPKLRSGLFVHTF
- a CDS encoding HAD family phosphatase produces the protein MDTGAVFDWDGVIVDSSVQHEKSWERLAEEENRPLPAGHFQKSFGMKNERIIPGILGWTDDPAEVHRLSLRKEELFRVIVVESGLAPLPGVKTFLSRLADAGIPCVVGSSTHRLNIETALEMMGLRPYFRDLVTAEDVSHGKPDPEVFLTAAGRIDRKPGRCIVFEDAHVGIAAGLAGGFRVIGVAGTHPRESLIGAHRVVDRLDELMVEDLTRLIGPAGG